The following proteins are co-located in the Rippkaea orientalis PCC 8801 genome:
- a CDS encoding S-layer homology domain-containing protein, translated as MSDDTQLLLAFSGFTDISGIRGSTQIQQLARLGVIETNSNTFRPSQSITRGQFVAWLIKAYNQLHRTPILLTSMAVSAFPDVSPSHPYFRYIQSAHEAGFLVGFEDGTFRPDIPLTREQMIALKSPLDSKGSSRRDADSLRQFVTKTMGFTDAEEMGDQYLQYIAFDLGNAAGGKNFQRVYGNTRIYAPKRPVTREEAAILVSEFRKGKNITEVLEGR; from the coding sequence GTGTCTGATGATACTCAATTATTGCTCGCATTTAGTGGGTTTACTGATATCAGTGGTATTCGAGGTTCTACCCAAATTCAACAACTTGCCCGGTTGGGAGTTATTGAAACCAATAGTAATACTTTTCGCCCCTCACAATCAATCACCCGTGGTCAATTTGTTGCTTGGTTAATTAAAGCCTATAATCAGTTACATAGAACTCCCATTCTTCTGACTTCGATGGCTGTCTCAGCTTTTCCAGATGTGTCTCCTTCCCATCCTTATTTTAGATATATTCAGTCAGCCCATGAAGCAGGATTTTTAGTTGGTTTTGAAGATGGCACTTTTCGACCAGATATTCCCCTAACCAGAGAACAAATGATTGCCCTCAAAAGTCCATTAGATTCTAAGGGTTCTAGTCGTCGTGATGCGGATAGTTTACGTCAATTTGTGACAAAAACAATGGGGTTTACGGATGCGGAGGAAATGGGGGATCAATATTTACAATACATTGCTTTTGATTTAGGGAACGCAGCCGGAGGTAAAAATTTTCAACGAGTTTATGGCAATACTCGAATTTATGCACCAAAGCGTCCTGTTACTAGGGAAGAAGCTGCTATTCTAGTATCAGAATTTAGAAAAGGTAAAAACATTACAGAGGTATTAGAAGGGCGATAG
- a CDS encoding NAD-dependent epimerase/dehydratase family protein codes for MKKVLVTGATGFIGRHCLPLLLSRDYEVHGLYLKSPPDNFLAVQWHKANLLDSEQVTVLMAKIKPTHLLHFAWFAVPGKYWSSLENFLWVQASLHLLQTFVNHGGERIVMAGTCAEYDWQYGYLSERTTPLISDTVYGTCKHSLQILLNTFAQKVSISSAWGRIFFVYGPHEYPQRLVASVIRSLLTGEIARCSHGNQIRDFLFVQDVADAFIALLDSQVKGVVNIASGFPIALKDVIYNIASQLNRENLIQLEAIPTTPNEPRLLVADVGRLFEEVGWRPQYNLAHGLQVTIDWWEQQLTQ; via the coding sequence ATGAAAAAAGTTTTAGTGACTGGAGCAACTGGATTTATTGGTCGTCATTGTCTTCCCTTATTGTTATCAAGGGATTATGAGGTTCATGGTCTTTATTTAAAAAGTCCCCCTGACAACTTTTTGGCAGTACAGTGGCACAAAGCAAATTTGTTAGATTCAGAACAGGTTACTGTTTTAATGGCTAAGATTAAACCGACTCACTTATTGCATTTTGCTTGGTTTGCTGTCCCAGGAAAATATTGGTCGTCTTTAGAGAATTTTCTCTGGGTACAGGCTAGTCTTCACTTACTACAAACATTTGTGAATCATGGTGGAGAACGTATCGTCATGGCCGGAACTTGTGCTGAGTATGACTGGCAATACGGATATTTATCTGAGAGAACAACTCCTCTAATTTCTGATACTGTTTATGGAACTTGCAAGCATTCGTTACAAATTTTGCTTAATACTTTTGCTCAAAAAGTTAGCATCAGTTCTGCTTGGGGACGTATCTTTTTTGTTTACGGTCCCCATGAATATCCTCAGAGACTTGTTGCTTCAGTGATTCGTTCTTTATTAACAGGAGAAATTGCCCGTTGCTCTCATGGAAACCAGATTCGCGATTTTCTCTTTGTTCAAGATGTGGCAGATGCCTTTATTGCTCTTTTGGACAGTCAGGTAAAAGGTGTCGTCAACATTGCCTCCGGTTTTCCCATTGCCTTAAAGGACGTAATTTATAACATTGCCAGTCAATTAAATAGGGAGAATTTGATTCAATTGGAGGCTATCCCAACTACCCCAAATGAACCTCGTTTACTGGTAGCTGATGTTGGCCGTCTTTTTGAGGAAGTTGGTTGGCGACCTCAATACAATTTAGCCCATGGTTTGCAGGTAACAATAGATTGGTGGGAACAACAATTGACTCAATAA
- the rfbG gene encoding CDP-glucose 4,6-dehydratase: MESMVKSSFWLDKKVFITGHTGFKGSWLSLWLLQLGAKIKGLSLEPNTHPALFEQLGLAEQLSHHIGDIRDRELVSRLIHQWQPDVIFHLAAQPLVRRSYLESVETWNINVMGTVYVLEALKSLTTPCASIFITTDKCYDNREWLYGYRENDPLGGYDPYSSSKAGAELAIASWRNSFFKNSQTPIGIASVRAGNVIGGGDWAENRIVPDAMRALMAKQAIPVRNPQATRPWQHVLEPLGGYLLLAQRIYEQLMTPYWQQDLRGLYGAFNFGPSLRSNRTVRDLVEGILSHWSGTWLNQCVSNAVHEAKLLNLVTDKAFHTLRWQPIWDFEETVQKTVTWYYQASQMAIADKQEFRALTQKQIEQYQNDAHQLTNSPEKLTFQEVQ; the protein is encoded by the coding sequence ATGGAAAGTATGGTAAAGTCATCATTTTGGTTAGATAAAAAAGTTTTTATCACGGGACACACAGGATTTAAAGGCTCTTGGTTGTCTTTGTGGTTACTACAGCTAGGGGCTAAGATCAAAGGACTTAGTTTAGAACCCAATACTCATCCCGCTTTATTTGAACAGCTAGGACTAGCTGAGCAACTGTCTCACCACATCGGCGATATTCGGGATAGAGAGTTGGTGAGTCGTTTAATTCATCAATGGCAACCGGATGTTATTTTTCATTTGGCTGCCCAACCTTTAGTCAGACGTTCCTACCTTGAATCGGTAGAAACATGGAATATTAACGTTATGGGAACAGTCTATGTTTTGGAAGCTTTGAAGTCCCTCACAACTCCCTGTGCGTCTATTTTTATTACGACGGATAAATGCTATGACAATCGAGAATGGCTCTATGGTTACCGAGAAAATGACCCGTTAGGGGGTTATGATCCCTATAGTTCCAGCAAAGCGGGTGCAGAGTTAGCAATCGCTTCTTGGCGTAATTCTTTCTTTAAAAATAGTCAAACCCCGATTGGAATAGCCAGCGTGCGGGCTGGCAATGTTATTGGAGGAGGAGACTGGGCTGAAAATCGAATTGTTCCGGATGCTATGCGAGCTTTAATGGCTAAGCAGGCGATTCCTGTGCGTAATCCCCAAGCAACTCGACCTTGGCAGCACGTTCTGGAACCGTTGGGGGGTTATCTTCTCTTAGCACAACGGATTTATGAACAGCTAATGACACCTTATTGGCAGCAAGATCTAAGGGGTTTATATGGGGCGTTCAATTTTGGACCGTCTTTGCGTTCTAATCGTACTGTTCGGGATTTAGTCGAGGGTATCTTATCCCATTGGTCGGGAACTTGGTTAAATCAATGCGTTTCCAACGCTGTCCATGAGGCGAAATTACTCAATTTAGTGACAGACAAAGCCTTTCATACTTTACGATGGCAGCCCATTTGGGATTTTGAAGAAACTGTTCAAAAAACGGTCACTTGGTATTACCAAGCGAGTCAGATGGCGATCGCAGATAAGCAAGAATTTCGAGCTTTAACCCAGAAGCAAATTGAACAGTATCAAAACGATGCTCATCAACTGACAAATTCCCCGGAGAAACTAACTTTTCAAGAGGTTCAATAG
- the rfbC gene encoding dTDP-4-dehydrorhamnose 3,5-epimerase has protein sequence MKFISTKLNGAYLIELKRLEDERGFFARSWCQKEFLDYGLDANLVQCNISFNLKKGTLRGMHYQIAPYEEVKLLRCTQGAIYDVIIDLNLESSSFKQWIGVELSAENRLMIYIPKGFAHGFQTLEDHTEVFYQMSEFYHPECARGVRWNDPTFAIEWPIEDPIISEKDRQYEDFKG, from the coding sequence ATGAAGTTCATTTCCACAAAACTGAATGGAGCTTATCTCATTGAGCTTAAAAGATTAGAAGATGAGCGAGGGTTTTTTGCTCGTTCTTGGTGTCAAAAAGAATTTCTAGACTATGGACTTGATGCCAACTTAGTACAGTGTAATATATCCTTTAATCTTAAAAAGGGAACATTGCGAGGAATGCACTACCAAATTGCTCCCTATGAAGAGGTCAAACTATTACGCTGTACCCAGGGCGCGATTTATGATGTCATCATTGACTTAAATCTTGAATCGAGTAGTTTTAAACAATGGATAGGCGTAGAATTAAGCGCGGAAAATCGATTAATGATCTATATTCCTAAAGGGTTTGCCCACGGATTTCAAACTCTAGAAGATCATACCGAAGTCTTTTACCAAATGTCTGAATTTTATCATCCAGAATGCGCTAGAGGGGTGCGATGGAACGATCCAACTTTTGCTATTGAATGGCCTATTGAAGACCCGATTATCTCAGAAAAAGATCGTCAATATGAGGATTTTAAAGGTTAA
- a CDS encoding SDR family NAD(P)-dependent oxidoreductase, with the protein MNERTALFVGSTSALGQSLAATYAQKGWNLILATRDVVTQAEIAADLRLRYQVIVHEIPYQATDTAGFTPCTEKILQWGCPRRIFFLTGDPGEPASDILDPERVLYMSMVNYVGIASFLAKLYPAIIQEKNVRIVLIGSVAGDRGRAVNPLYCAAKASLDVYAQAMRQRLYQHGVRITLVRLGYVDSRLSYGLTPPWLTLSSRDAARQICQIADKTKDTNIIYIPRWWSFVMLLIRLIPESLWKRLPHF; encoded by the coding sequence ATGAATGAACGTACTGCCCTGTTTGTTGGTTCAACATCCGCCCTCGGTCAATCGTTGGCAGCAACTTATGCCCAGAAAGGCTGGAATCTGATTTTAGCGACCCGCGATGTAGTCACTCAGGCTGAAATCGCGGCTGATTTGCGCCTTCGCTATCAGGTAATAGTCCATGAAATCCCTTATCAGGCCACAGACACGGCTGGTTTTACCCCCTGTACTGAAAAAATTTTGCAGTGGGGATGTCCGAGGAGGATCTTTTTTCTCACAGGAGATCCCGGAGAACCTGCTTCAGATATTCTAGACCCAGAAAGGGTTCTATATATGAGTATGGTCAATTATGTTGGAATTGCTAGTTTCTTAGCTAAGCTTTATCCTGCGATCATACAGGAGAAGAATGTACGCATCGTTTTGATTGGGTCTGTGGCTGGCGATCGCGGACGAGCCGTCAATCCTTTGTACTGTGCTGCTAAAGCCTCATTAGATGTCTATGCACAGGCCATGCGCCAACGTCTTTATCAGCATGGCGTTAGAATAACTTTGGTACGGCTTGGCTATGTTGATAGTCGTCTGAGTTACGGCTTAACTCCTCCTTGGCTGACACTTAGTTCTAGGGATGCTGCTCGGCAAATTTGCCAGATAGCTGACAAGACTAAGGATACAAATATTATTTATATTCCCCGATGGTGGTCATTTGTTATGCTATTAATACGCCTGATTCCTGAGTCACTCTGGAAACGTTTACCCCATTTTTAA
- a CDS encoding class I SAM-dependent methyltransferase: protein MEKATCRFCHKLLEHTFVDLGISPISNDFLRQDQLYLAEKFYPLHAYICTNCFLVQLDEVESPKHIFGDGDYAYFSSYSVSWLQHAQAYSELMIQRFGFNESSQIIEVASNDGYLLQYFAKKGIPVLGIEPAANVAKVAEEKGIPTVVRFFGVATAKDLVSQGKKADLLLGNNVLAHVPDLNDFVAGMKIILKPDGILTVEFPHLLQLIEQNQFDTIYHEHFSYFSFLTVEKVFAAHDIELFDVEELPTHGGSLRIYGKHHSAVEPVISPRVKQLKEKEIKAGLDQLETYLTFEKKVRETKRKILSFLIEAKSQNKSIVGYGAPAKGNTLLNYCGVRTDFIDYTVDRNPHKQGLFLPGTRIPIYHPDKIQETQPDYLLILPWNIKDEIIEQMDYIRQWKGQFVVLIPEVEVIS from the coding sequence ATGGAAAAGGCAACCTGTCGGTTTTGTCATAAGTTACTCGAACATACCTTTGTTGATCTGGGAATTTCGCCCATCTCTAACGATTTCCTGCGGCAAGACCAACTTTATTTAGCAGAAAAATTTTATCCGCTTCATGCTTATATTTGCACCAATTGTTTCTTAGTTCAATTAGATGAGGTAGAGTCTCCGAAACACATTTTTGGAGATGGAGATTATGCCTATTTTTCATCCTATTCAGTTAGCTGGTTGCAGCACGCTCAAGCTTATAGTGAGCTAATGATACAAAGGTTTGGCTTTAATGAAAGTAGTCAAATTATTGAGGTGGCTAGTAATGATGGCTATTTACTACAGTATTTTGCTAAAAAAGGGATTCCTGTGTTGGGGATAGAACCGGCTGCTAATGTAGCCAAAGTAGCTGAAGAAAAAGGGATTCCTACTGTTGTTAGATTTTTTGGAGTTGCAACAGCAAAAGACTTAGTTTCTCAGGGGAAAAAAGCGGATTTATTATTAGGTAATAATGTTTTGGCTCATGTCCCTGACTTAAATGATTTTGTCGCGGGAATGAAAATAATTCTTAAGCCCGATGGTATTTTAACCGTTGAGTTTCCCCATCTTTTACAACTCATCGAACAAAATCAATTTGATACCATTTATCACGAACATTTTTCCTATTTTTCTTTTCTAACTGTTGAGAAAGTTTTTGCTGCCCATGACATCGAATTATTTGACGTAGAAGAGTTACCAACTCACGGCGGTTCATTACGCATTTATGGTAAACATCATTCTGCGGTTGAACCTGTTATCAGTCCTAGGGTTAAACAACTCAAAGAAAAAGAAATAAAAGCGGGTTTAGATCAACTAGAAACTTATCTAACCTTTGAGAAGAAAGTTAGAGAAACGAAGCGAAAAATTTTGAGTTTTTTGATTGAGGCTAAATCTCAGAATAAATCCATTGTAGGGTATGGTGCACCAGCTAAAGGAAATACCCTCTTAAATTATTGTGGAGTTCGCACAGATTTTATTGATTATACCGTTGATCGCAATCCCCATAAACAAGGTTTATTTCTTCCAGGAACTCGTATTCCTATTTATCATCCGGATAAAATTCAAGAAACTCAACCGGATTATTTACTAATATTACCTTGGAATATTAAAGATGAAATTATTGAACAAATGGATTATATCCGTCAATGGAAAGGTCAATTTGTTGTTCTTATTCCCGAAGTTGAGGTAATCTCATGA
- a CDS encoding FAD-binding protein: MNLRFRREIIAPWALRPTIQGLVYRPTHPREVPLYLSEVKGSLTVRGNGRSYGDVCVNPGGYHLNTLQLNKFLEFDDACGRLTCQAGVTLEEITALTLPKGWFLAVTPGTAKVTVGGCIGCDVHGKNHHHHGSFASTVLDFEIVTAQGLVLNCSRTNHQDLFWATVGGLGQTGVITRVTLQLMRVESAWMKVCYLRTKNLDETLELQDEYAKSTYSIAWIDSLARGQNLGRGIIMLGEHATLADLSVMSPSLLEKPLTVSAASNWNLPFFAPSGLFGSHVWKLFNQFYYQKHPNSAEPCLVDCQKYFYPADGVGNWNRIYGRRGFIEYQIAVSLAKGHEILRYIVEKLSRTGNGSFMAGLKCFGPGNCAPLSFPMEGYTLAVDMPVGNEQQGKLLAHLDELVAEAGGRVYFAKDSRLIPHCLPKMYPRYREWLDVVNQYDPNNLFSSGLVKRLGLRP, from the coding sequence ATGAATCTTCGCTTTCGTCGTGAAATTATAGCACCTTGGGCGTTGCGACCTACGATTCAAGGCTTAGTTTATCGACCGACTCATCCCCGTGAAGTCCCCTTGTATCTGTCGGAGGTCAAGGGTAGTTTAACGGTTCGCGGTAACGGACGCTCCTACGGCGATGTTTGTGTTAATCCAGGTGGCTATCACCTGAACACTTTACAACTGAATAAATTTTTGGAGTTCGATGACGCTTGTGGTCGTCTGACTTGTCAAGCAGGAGTCACCCTAGAAGAAATTACTGCTTTAACCCTCCCTAAAGGCTGGTTTTTAGCCGTTACCCCTGGCACTGCTAAAGTGACCGTCGGGGGATGTATTGGTTGTGATGTTCACGGTAAAAACCATCATCATCATGGTAGCTTTGCCTCAACGGTTTTGGACTTTGAGATAGTTACGGCACAAGGGTTAGTGTTGAACTGTTCACGGACTAATCATCAAGATTTATTTTGGGCTACTGTCGGGGGACTAGGACAAACAGGGGTGATCACTCGCGTTACCCTGCAACTGATGAGGGTAGAATCTGCATGGATGAAAGTATGCTATCTGCGTACTAAAAATCTAGATGAGACGCTCGAACTGCAAGATGAGTATGCCAAAAGTACCTACTCCATTGCTTGGATTGATAGCCTCGCCCGTGGTCAAAACCTAGGAAGGGGGATCATCATGTTAGGGGAACACGCGACCTTAGCAGATTTGTCCGTTATGTCACCATCGCTCTTAGAAAAGCCCTTGACCGTTTCTGCGGCTTCTAACTGGAATTTGCCCTTCTTTGCTCCGAGTGGTCTTTTTGGGAGTCATGTGTGGAAACTGTTCAATCAGTTTTACTATCAAAAACACCCCAACTCTGCTGAACCTTGTCTAGTTGACTGCCAAAAATATTTCTACCCTGCCGATGGCGTTGGAAATTGGAATCGAATTTATGGTCGTCGGGGTTTCATTGAATATCAGATAGCAGTGTCATTAGCGAAGGGACATGAAATTTTGCGTTATATCGTCGAAAAACTCAGCCGAACTGGTAATGGCTCTTTTATGGCCGGATTGAAGTGTTTTGGTCCAGGCAATTGTGCTCCACTGTCCTTTCCAATGGAAGGCTACACCTTAGCGGTTGATATGCCCGTTGGCAATGAACAACAGGGCAAGTTATTAGCCCATTTAGATGAGCTAGTGGCAGAAGCTGGCGGACGGGTTTATTTTGCTAAAGATTCTCGCTTAATTCCCCATTGTTTACCTAAGATGTATCCACGCTACCGAGAATGGCTGGACGTTGTTAATCAATATGACCCCAATAACTTGTTTTCCTCTGGTTTAGTCAAACGACTTGGTTTACGCCCATGA
- a CDS encoding glycosyltransferase family 2 protein — protein sequence MNHKKLISVLTPCYNEEKNIEEVYLKVKEIFEEFEEYDYEHIFIDNASSDKTVSILKSIASKDPRIKIIINARNFGVIRSYYYGLLQAYGDAVVLIFADLQEPPSLIKEFIKKWEEGYKVVQAVKTFSEENYLLFTIKKLYYYFLGKVSEVELSGNTSGFGLYDQTILNVLRQIDDPYPYFKGLISEIGFDKAKIPYTQNKRKRGVSAMNFYKLYDYAMLGITSHSKVPLRLATMVGFSLSVLCCLLAIGTFVAKLLFWNYFPIGIAALIIGVFFLSSVQLFFIGMIGEYIGLMNMRMLKRPLVIERERINF from the coding sequence ATGAATCACAAAAAACTAATCAGTGTTCTTACCCCTTGTTATAACGAGGAAAAAAATATTGAAGAAGTCTATCTTAAAGTCAAAGAAATTTTTGAAGAATTTGAAGAATATGACTACGAACACATTTTTATTGACAATGCTTCTTCCGATAAAACCGTGAGCATTCTTAAGAGTATTGCCAGTAAAGATCCGCGAATTAAAATTATTATTAATGCCAGAAACTTTGGAGTAATTCGGTCTTATTATTATGGACTTCTTCAAGCCTATGGAGATGCAGTTGTTTTAATCTTTGCTGATCTACAAGAACCCCCCAGTCTAATTAAAGAATTTATCAAAAAATGGGAAGAAGGCTATAAAGTTGTACAGGCTGTTAAAACCTTTAGCGAAGAAAATTATCTTTTGTTTACCATCAAAAAACTATATTATTACTTCTTAGGCAAAGTCTCTGAAGTAGAACTGTCTGGTAATACGAGTGGCTTTGGTTTATACGATCAAACTATTCTTAATGTCTTGCGTCAAATTGATGATCCTTATCCCTATTTCAAAGGTCTTATTTCAGAAATAGGATTTGATAAAGCCAAGATCCCTTATACACAAAATAAACGGAAAAGAGGTGTCAGTGCCATGAACTTTTATAAACTGTATGATTATGCAATGCTTGGTATCACTAGCCATTCTAAAGTCCCGCTAAGACTTGCGACAATGGTCGGCTTTTCTCTCTCAGTTCTATGCTGTTTATTAGCCATCGGCACTTTTGTGGCAAAGTTACTATTTTGGAATTACTTTCCCATCGGTATAGCAGCCTTAATTATAGGAGTATTTTTCCTATCTTCTGTTCAATTATTTTTCATTGGCATGATTGGTGAATATATTGGCTTAATGAATATGCGAATGTTGAAAAGACCTTTAGTTATCGAAAGAGAACGTATCAATTTTTAA